The following are encoded in a window of Spiroplasma tabanidicola genomic DNA:
- the nagA gene encoding N-acetylglucosamine-6-phosphate deacetylase, protein MIIKNASIILEDKTIKKGWLEIENKKILSINEGETNLEGIDLKGSFLLPGFIDCHVHGGYGVDFESGTIEAYHKFANLVTKEGITTYVQGSVTNSKENNIKYMSAFKKFMKNQDLKSAKCLGIHLEGPFISPAKKGAHELALLEPPNIKTLKELIELSDDNIRIITYAPDLQDGGFTRYLIEHNILPSAGHTNTSVQDFLKDYKLGVRHLTHLFNGMSGVSQQEPGLTTAGLYFDDILCEVITDSIHIQPDTLRLIYKIKGPKGMCIITDAMNAKGLPDGEYKLGNLPVIKEGMKVFLKENKALAGAGATYDHNVRVMLKEIPNLSLNNLIYMTSINIAKQLNIFDKTGNIEVGKFADLTVLNNEYQVEKTFVNGELVYEK, encoded by the coding sequence ATGATAATAAAAAATGCATCGATTATTTTAGAAGATAAAACTATCAAAAAAGGATGATTAGAAATTGAAAATAAAAAAATTTTATCCATAAACGAAGGAGAAACTAACTTAGAAGGAATAGATTTAAAAGGCAGTTTTTTACTACCTGGATTTATAGATTGTCATGTTCATGGTGGTTATGGAGTTGATTTTGAATCAGGAACAATTGAAGCATATCATAAGTTTGCAAATCTTGTAACAAAAGAAGGTATAACAACTTATGTTCAAGGAAGTGTTACAAATTCAAAGGAAAATAATATTAAATATATGAGTGCTTTTAAAAAGTTTATGAAAAATCAAGATTTAAAAAGTGCAAAATGTTTAGGAATTCATTTAGAAGGTCCTTTTATTTCGCCTGCAAAAAAAGGAGCACATGAATTAGCTTTATTAGAGCCACCAAATATAAAGACTTTAAAAGAATTAATTGAATTAAGTGATGATAATATTAGAATTATTACATACGCTCCAGATCTACAAGATGGTGGATTTACAAGATATTTAATAGAACATAATATTTTACCTTCTGCAGGTCATACAAATACAAGTGTACAAGATTTTTTAAAAGATTATAAGCTTGGAGTAAGACATCTAACTCATTTGTTTAATGGTATGAGTGGAGTAAGTCAACAAGAACCTGGACTAACTACCGCTGGTTTATATTTTGATGATATTTTGTGTGAAGTTATAACAGATTCAATACATATACAACCAGATACTTTGAGATTAATTTATAAAATCAAAGGACCAAAAGGAATGTGTATTATAACTGATGCAATGAACGCTAAAGGTTTACCGGATGGAGAATATAAACTAGGAAACCTTCCGGTTATAAAAGAAGGTATGAAAGTTTTTTTAAAAGAAAATAAAGCACTTGCAGGAGCTGGTGCTACATATGATCATAATGTAAGAGTAATGTTAAAAGAAATTCCTAATTTATCTTTAAACAATTTAATTTATATGACTTCAATAAATATAGCTAAACAATTAAATATTTTTGATAAAACTGGAAATATTGAAGTTGGAAAATTTGCAGATTTAACAGTTTTAAATAATGAATATCAAGTTGAAAAAACATTTGTAAATGGAGAATTAGTTTATGAAAAATAA
- the recD2 gene encoding SF1B family DNA helicase RecD2 — translation MTEIKGKIKSFIFNNESFGIAVFTLMDNDTRSIVIKGEITSMRLNVFYCLNGETVIDRKTNKTVFEVKSLKQIKITSKELVIKYLCSPLFPTVGKKLASNIYEHFGDDTFNKILSNPEEIKNVKDIKDSQVLIILETLKENFEENKVLEIFEEHNLKLEFYTRVEKFCKSKEEIKNTFENNFFEFAENNFLIPFKEVDRVALAFGLEENSSERISWWAKHLANELLMKTGNTYLELSIIKKELQKVFFNINYEIFDEKLIYAKKNKLLIFENKKVYTKESYNDEVVISKSLLEIENKIKITKKTNLEDYLKEVESFVETSLNIKNFKYNQEQKLALENFLNNNVSIVTGGPGTGKTTVIIGLVKLYELVYKKNDFAIVAPTGRAASRINEVSNYEATTIHRLLKYTGNNTFEYNDLNKLDRGMLIIDESSMIDNHLFASIFLGLENLNKIVLVGDIDQLPSVSYGNAFEDIIKSNCFSLTKLITNNRQIITGERNSIIDLANCIKNNNIELFDFDNTNNIDFIFENDANYALEKIKDTYLNNRPIDFEEEILNLQIVAPMYKNNLGIDRINNFIQSIVNVNKKNIYKRGEVEYKANDKIMYTENDSYLKVFNGDVGYIQEIILENKKFKIAKTYFNKELKELNSSQFGKVKLNYACSIHKTQGSEYDKVILVLDNTNQYSSFLINKKMIYTAITRAKKHLFIIGDKKLFINSCKKEMKERLTTLKDRIVQLID, via the coding sequence ATGACAGAAATAAAAGGAAAAATAAAAAGTTTTATATTTAATAATGAAAGTTTTGGTATAGCTGTTTTTACATTAATGGATAACGATACAAGATCTATTGTTATCAAAGGTGAAATAACTTCTATGAGACTAAATGTTTTTTATTGTTTAAACGGGGAAACTGTTATTGATAGAAAAACTAATAAAACAGTTTTTGAAGTTAAAAGTTTAAAACAAATTAAAATTACTTCAAAAGAACTTGTAATAAAATATCTTTGCTCACCACTTTTTCCAACAGTAGGAAAAAAACTAGCTTCTAATATTTATGAACATTTTGGAGATGATACTTTTAATAAAATTTTATCTAATCCAGAAGAAATAAAAAATGTTAAAGATATAAAAGATTCTCAAGTGTTAATAATTTTAGAAACATTAAAAGAAAATTTTGAAGAAAATAAAGTCTTAGAAATTTTTGAAGAGCATAATTTAAAGTTAGAATTTTATACACGTGTTGAAAAGTTTTGCAAGAGTAAAGAAGAAATAAAAAACACTTTTGAAAATAATTTTTTTGAGTTTGCAGAAAATAATTTTTTAATTCCTTTTAAAGAAGTTGACAGAGTTGCTTTAGCATTTGGATTAGAAGAAAATTCATCAGAAAGAATTTCATGATGAGCAAAACATCTTGCAAATGAACTTTTAATGAAAACAGGAAATACTTATTTAGAGTTATCTATAATAAAAAAAGAATTACAAAAAGTTTTTTTTAATATAAATTACGAAATTTTTGATGAAAAATTAATTTATGCCAAAAAAAATAAACTATTAATTTTTGAAAATAAAAAAGTTTATACAAAAGAAAGTTATAATGATGAAGTTGTAATTTCTAAATCTTTACTAGAAATTGAAAACAAAATAAAAATTACTAAAAAAACTAATTTAGAAGATTATTTAAAAGAAGTAGAATCGTTTGTTGAAACTTCTTTAAACATAAAAAACTTTAAATATAATCAAGAGCAAAAATTGGCACTTGAAAACTTTTTAAATAATAATGTAAGTATAGTTACAGGGGGACCAGGTACTGGAAAAACAACTGTAATAATTGGACTTGTTAAATTATATGAGTTAGTTTACAAAAAAAATGATTTTGCAATTGTTGCTCCAACCGGTAGAGCTGCAAGTAGAATAAATGAAGTTTCAAATTATGAAGCAACTACTATTCATAGGTTATTAAAATATACAGGTAACAATACTTTTGAATATAATGATTTAAACAAACTTGATAGAGGTATGTTAATAATAGATGAATCATCAATGATTGATAATCATCTATTTGCATCAATTTTTTTAGGATTAGAAAATTTAAATAAAATTGTTTTAGTTGGTGATATAGATCAATTACCAAGTGTAAGTTATGGGAATGCTTTTGAAGATATTATAAAAAGTAATTGTTTTTCTTTAACAAAATTAATTACAAACAATAGACAAATTATAACGGGGGAAAGAAATTCAATAATTGATTTAGCAAATTGTATAAAAAATAATAATATAGAGCTTTTTGATTTTGATAATACAAATAATATAGATTTCATTTTTGAAAATGATGCTAATTATGCATTGGAAAAAATTAAAGATACTTATCTTAATAATAGACCAATTGATTTTGAAGAAGAAATTTTAAATTTACAAATAGTTGCACCAATGTATAAAAATAATTTAGGAATAGATAGAATTAATAATTTTATCCAAAGCATTGTTAATGTGAATAAAAAAAATATTTATAAAAGAGGAGAAGTTGAATATAAAGCTAATGATAAAATTATGTATACAGAAAATGATTCTTATTTAAAAGTTTTTAATGGTGATGTAGGATATATTCAAGAAATAATTTTAGAAAATAAAAAATTTAAAATTGCAAAAACTTATTTCAATAAAGAGTTAAAAGAATTAAATAGTTCACAATTTGGAAAAGTAAAACTTAATTATGCTTGTAGTATTCATAAGACACAAGGAAGTGAATATGATAAAGTTATTTTAGTTTTAGATAATACAAACCAATACTCATCTTTTTTAATTAACAAAAAAATGATATACACTGCAATAACTAGAGCAAAAAAACATTTATTTATAATTGGAGATAAAAAATTATTTATTAATTCATGTAAAAAAGAAATGAAAGAAAGATTAACAACTTTAAAAGATAGAATTGTTCAATTAATTGATTAA
- the scm1 gene encoding motility-associated protein Scm1 — protein sequence MKNKIFTSLFISTAAFFLILLIVSLVILPSFNVNNELNRISAVDSSDQGLKDYLNGVRPQIKNKLDLAYMIMGLEGLATMLKIHSFGAVTFTILVAFFLPLVGTMLGMSFLVFIFLFVISRIKREYKFNTIRLVGKIGLLVSSILFLIMGICGIVLFSDIETFLNKNNGEVSNYLNKINNNDSHNAFAFITAYKYFTNGKLQTLINNGLSQTGLYFGDLPINNIEFKAAISIGTIMMPLFGIFTIFFASIWIATFISNRNNQNSKFSYWLKNVRIDSKKEFRRSLLTNVWFWISLITFTITIIFPGFIHPYKTLAQTLLTVINAILLPICFIPIIYAWFKIIKIKRFNYNKMMFNQILIFCILVMLNQILIWVLFREEMGMPVWIGITWPFVAIILSIVCLFGFVHQKH from the coding sequence ATGAAGAACAAAATATTTACAAGTTTATTTATAAGTACGGCTGCTTTTTTTCTAATTTTGTTGATAGTTTCTTTGGTTATACTTCCTAGTTTTAATGTTAATAATGAATTAAATAGAATATCAGCGGTTGATTCAAGTGATCAAGGATTAAAAGATTATTTGAATGGTGTAAGACCACAAATAAAAAATAAACTTGATTTAGCATATATGATTATGGGTTTAGAAGGATTGGCGACAATGTTAAAAATTCATTCATTTGGTGCTGTTACTTTTACTATTTTGGTTGCTTTCTTTTTACCTTTAGTTGGTACAATGTTAGGAATGAGTTTTTTAGTTTTTATTTTTTTGTTTGTAATTTCAAGAATAAAAAGAGAATATAAATTCAATACAATTAGATTGGTAGGGAAAATTGGTTTATTAGTAAGTTCTATATTATTTTTAATTATGGGAATATGTGGAATAGTTTTGTTTTCAGATATTGAAACCTTTTTAAATAAAAATAACGGTGAAGTATCAAATTATTTAAATAAAATTAATAATAACGATTCTCATAACGCTTTTGCTTTTATTACTGCATATAAATATTTTACAAATGGTAAATTACAAACTCTTATAAATAATGGTTTAAGTCAAACTGGATTATATTTTGGAGATTTACCTATTAATAATATTGAATTTAAAGCAGCAATTAGTATAGGTACTATAATGATGCCTTTGTTTGGAATATTTACAATATTTTTTGCATCAATTTGAATCGCAACATTTATTTCAAATAGAAACAATCAAAATTCCAAATTTTCATATTGATTAAAAAACGTTAGAATTGATTCTAAAAAAGAATTTAGAAGAAGTTTGTTAACTAATGTTTGATTTTGAATATCTTTAATAACTTTTACAATAACAATTATTTTTCCAGGATTTATACACCCATATAAAACATTAGCCCAAACTTTATTAACTGTTATAAATGCTATTTTGTTGCCGATTTGTTTTATACCTATAATTTATGCATGATTTAAAATAATTAAAATTAAAAGATTTAATTATAATAAAATGATGTTTAATCAAATTTTAATATTTTGTATCCTAGTTATGCTAAATCAAATTTTAATTTGAGTTTTATTTAGAGAAGAAATGGGAATGCCTGTTTGAATAGGTATTACATGACCATTTGTAGCTATAATTTTATCAATTGTTTGTCTATTTGGTTTTGTACATCAAAAACATTAA
- the parC gene encoding DNA topoisomerase IV subunit A — translation MAQENKEKGILNYSLEELMGDRFGRYAKYIIQERALPDVRDGLKPVQRRVLYAMNDINLTYDKPYKKSARIVGDVIGKYHPHGDTSVYDALVRMSQIWKLNIPLVDMHGNNGSIDGDSAAAMRYTEARLSKISSLLLKDLQKNTVLFAPNFDDSEKEPTVLPGYFPNILVNGSTGIAAGYATNMPPHNLGEIIDAVIATIKNPEIKLKDISKIVKGPDFPTGAIVMSQEGIDSAFQTGKGRIIVQSKMHREENNIIIDEIPYEIVKQDLVRKIGETVDANTAIDVKEVRDETDRTGLRIVIELAEKTDYDITRKFLLKNTPLQISYNYNNVVIVDKQPKQLGIVPIIKAYVSHYKEVFIKKTQFDLDKAIKRQEIIEGLIKAISILDEVIAIIRNSKNRTDAIENLIKAYDFSENQAIAIVDLRLYRLTSTDILKLEEEKKELLGLIEKYKSIIGNSDVLNNEIINELTETKKEFNVPRRTEIVKEIENIDFEIKETIVEKDYTIWISQDGYIKAIEDSQMGKNPMDTFKRKPNDIWISCVPASSLDFLLLVSSSGTYYSIPVYKIKPSKWKENGMHLNTVAQMTAQNERLLAAFVVRTFKNAKQEILLATKLGLIKRTPIEDLETKMFSKSFRIMKLGPGDELVSASLVTSKTKTVTMLTQSGFAVRYDIAEIPSAGPNAKGVKSTVVKGENIIAGKAFDSGDILILTNKGNIKKIKQDLVPIMTRPKRGVRLYPMNKKRDEFATFLYNVSNKDILNILDVNDELKQMSVSSFKYLDLESIPTDLDMNEILTTTLEKSFIIKNGDIPPSPKTSDDNEDNQSKIINDEAEKNIEEENTEELKVDIDDLL, via the coding sequence ATGGCTCAAGAAAATAAAGAAAAAGGTATATTAAATTATTCATTAGAAGAATTAATGGGAGATAGATTTGGTAGATATGCCAAATATATCATTCAAGAAAGAGCTCTTCCTGATGTTAGAGATGGATTAAAACCAGTTCAAAGAAGAGTTTTATATGCAATGAATGATATTAATTTAACTTACGATAAACCATATAAAAAATCTGCACGTATTGTTGGAGATGTAATTGGTAAGTATCACCCTCATGGAGATACTTCTGTTTATGATGCTTTAGTTAGAATGAGTCAAATTTGAAAACTAAATATTCCATTAGTTGACATGCATGGTAATAACGGTTCTATTGATGGGGATAGTGCTGCTGCTATGCGTTATACTGAGGCTAGACTTTCTAAAATAAGTAGTTTATTATTAAAAGATTTGCAAAAAAATACTGTTTTATTTGCACCAAATTTTGATGATTCTGAAAAAGAACCAACAGTTTTACCTGGATATTTTCCAAATATTTTAGTAAATGGATCAACTGGAATTGCTGCAGGTTATGCTACAAATATGCCTCCACATAATTTAGGAGAGATTATTGATGCAGTTATTGCTACAATTAAAAATCCTGAAATAAAATTAAAAGATATATCAAAAATTGTAAAAGGTCCAGATTTTCCAACCGGAGCAATTGTTATGAGTCAAGAAGGAATTGATTCTGCATTTCAAACTGGAAAAGGAAGAATAATTGTTCAATCAAAAATGCATAGAGAAGAAAATAATATTATTATTGATGAAATTCCTTATGAGATAGTTAAACAAGATTTAGTAAGAAAAATTGGCGAAACAGTTGATGCAAATACTGCAATTGATGTTAAAGAAGTAAGAGATGAAACTGATAGAACTGGTTTAAGAATAGTAATCGAACTTGCAGAAAAAACTGACTATGATATTACTAGAAAATTTTTATTAAAAAATACTCCTCTACAAATTTCATATAACTACAATAATGTTGTTATTGTTGATAAACAACCAAAACAATTAGGGATAGTTCCTATAATAAAAGCTTATGTAAGTCATTACAAAGAAGTTTTCATTAAAAAAACTCAATTTGATTTAGATAAAGCAATTAAAAGACAAGAAATTATTGAAGGTTTAATAAAAGCTATTTCAATTTTAGATGAAGTTATAGCAATTATTAGAAATTCAAAAAATAGAACTGATGCAATTGAAAATTTAATCAAAGCATATGATTTTAGTGAAAATCAAGCAATTGCAATTGTAGATTTGAGATTATATCGTTTAACTTCTACTGATATTTTAAAATTAGAAGAAGAGAAAAAAGAGTTATTAGGATTGATTGAAAAATATAAATCAATAATTGGAAATAGTGATGTTTTAAATAATGAAATTATTAATGAATTAACAGAAACAAAAAAAGAATTTAATGTGCCAAGAAGAACTGAAATAGTTAAAGAAATTGAAAACATTGACTTTGAAATAAAAGAAACCATTGTGGAAAAAGATTATACAATTTGAATTTCTCAAGATGGATATATAAAAGCAATTGAAGATAGTCAAATGGGAAAAAATCCAATGGACACATTCAAACGTAAACCAAATGATATATGAATCTCATGTGTACCAGCTTCAAGTTTAGATTTCTTATTATTAGTTTCAAGTTCTGGAACTTATTATTCAATTCCTGTTTATAAAATTAAACCAAGCAAGTGAAAAGAAAATGGGATGCATTTAAATACTGTTGCGCAAATGACAGCTCAAAATGAAAGATTACTAGCTGCATTTGTAGTTAGAACATTTAAAAACGCAAAACAAGAAATATTACTTGCAACTAAATTGGGATTAATAAAAAGAACTCCAATTGAAGATTTAGAAACTAAAATGTTTTCAAAATCATTTAGAATTATGAAATTAGGACCAGGAGATGAATTAGTTTCTGCATCACTTGTTACTTCAAAAACAAAAACTGTTACAATGTTAACTCAATCAGGATTTGCAGTTAGATATGATATTGCAGAAATTCCAAGTGCAGGTCCTAATGCAAAAGGAGTTAAATCAACTGTTGTAAAAGGTGAAAATATTATTGCTGGAAAAGCATTTGATTCTGGAGATATTTTAATATTAACTAATAAAGGTAATATTAAAAAAATTAAACAAGATCTTGTACCAATAATGACAAGACCAAAACGTGGTGTAAGATTATATCCAATGAATAAGAAACGTGATGAATTCGCAACTTTCTTATACAATGTAAGCAATAAAGATATATTAAATATCTTAGATGTAAACGATGAATTAAAACAAATGAGTGTAAGTAGTTTTAAATATTTAGATTTAGAAAGTATACCAACAGATCTAGATATGAATGAAATTTTAACAACTACTTTAGAAAAATCATTTATTATAAAAAATGGAGATATACCTCCATCACCTAAAACTTCTGATGACAATGAAGATAATCAAAGTAAAATTATTAATGATGAAGCAGAAAAAAATATAGAAGAAGAAAATACAGAAGAATTAAAAGTCGATATAGATGATTTATTATAA